From a region of the Candidatus Zixiibacteriota bacterium genome:
- the gltA gene encoding NADPH-dependent glutamate synthase, which yields MEIPRVKMPEQDPTERIHNFREVPCGLNEEQAMLEAARCIECKKQPCVSGCPVEVDIPGFIKLILDKDFAGAARKIKETNALPAVCGRVCPQEEQCEMLCTLGKKFKPVAIGYLERFVADYERENNLVQAPKVAPATGKKVAIVGSGPAGLTVAGDLIKLGHKVTIFEALHKPGGVLVYGIPEFRLPKKIVQAECDAMADTGVEFENSTVIGKMDTIDELFEQGFDAVFIGTGAGLPNFMGIPGENLIGVYSSNEYLTRSNLMRAYDFPNNDTPIIHGKNVAVLGGGNTAMDSVRTSLRLGADNAYIVYRRSEAEMPARIEEVHHARQEGVQFHLLTTPIRFIGDDQGKVKAMELLKMELGEPDASGRRRPVPIEGSNYIMDVDLVVVAIGNSSNPLIPRTTPGLDVNRWGNITVNEETMETSRPGVFAGGDIVTGGATVILAAGAGKKAARAIHKYIMEKK from the coding sequence ATGGAGATCCCTCGGGTGAAGATGCCCGAGCAGGATCCAACCGAGCGCATACATAATTTCAGGGAAGTCCCGTGTGGTCTGAACGAGGAACAGGCCATGTTGGAAGCCGCCCGCTGTATCGAATGCAAGAAGCAACCGTGCGTAAGCGGCTGTCCGGTCGAAGTGGACATCCCGGGTTTTATCAAGTTAATCCTCGACAAAGATTTTGCCGGCGCAGCCCGCAAAATCAAAGAAACCAACGCGCTTCCCGCAGTCTGTGGTCGAGTATGTCCGCAGGAAGAACAATGCGAAATGCTCTGCACGCTGGGCAAGAAGTTCAAGCCGGTGGCTATCGGTTATCTGGAGCGCTTCGTAGCGGACTACGAGCGTGAGAATAACCTGGTCCAGGCGCCGAAAGTTGCTCCGGCAACCGGTAAGAAGGTGGCCATTGTTGGTTCCGGACCGGCCGGTTTGACCGTTGCCGGCGACCTTATTAAACTGGGCCATAAAGTGACCATTTTCGAAGCATTGCATAAGCCGGGTGGCGTGCTCGTATACGGTATCCCAGAATTCCGTTTGCCGAAGAAAATCGTACAAGCGGAATGTGATGCTATGGCCGATACCGGTGTAGAATTCGAGAATTCGACTGTCATCGGTAAAATGGACACCATCGACGAATTATTCGAACAGGGATTCGATGCCGTTTTCATCGGTACCGGGGCCGGACTGCCGAATTTCATGGGGATCCCGGGTGAGAACCTGATCGGGGTATATTCCTCCAACGAATACCTGACCCGTTCGAACCTGATGCGGGCTTATGATTTCCCGAACAACGATACGCCGATCATTCACGGTAAGAACGTAGCGGTGTTGGGCGGCGGCAACACGGCCATGGATTCCGTACGTACATCTCTGAGACTCGGTGCGGATAACGCTTACATCGTCTATCGTCGATCTGAAGCGGAAATGCCGGCCAGGATCGAGGAAGTTCACCATGCCAGGCAGGAAGGGGTTCAGTTCCACCTGTTGACGACACCGATCAGATTTATCGGTGACGATCAGGGTAAGGTGAAGGCGATGGAACTGCTCAAGATGGAACTCGGCGAGCCGGATGCCTCGGGGCGTCGTCGGCCGGTTCCTATCGAGGGCTCCAACTACATTATGGATGTGGATCTGGTCGTGGTTGCGATCGGCAACTCCTCCAACCCGCTCATTCCCCGTACGACTCCGGGGCTCGATGTTAACCGCTGGGGGAACATCACGGTTAACGAGGAAACGATGGAAACCTCGCGGCCGGGTGTGTTTGCCGGTGGTGATATTGTTACCGGCGGCGCGACTGTTATTCTGGCGGCCGGAGCCGGGAAGAAGGCGGCACGGGCTATCCATAAGTACATTATGGAAAAGAAATAG
- the queG gene encoding tRNA epoxyqueuosine(34) reductase QueG — translation MKIDSSLIKQLAAACGFDLCGITRPDPIPEAIQRIHRWLDAGYHADMDWLKTSLSRRLDPRSLMDNVRSVIMLGLNYYQPNSEVIPPGKGRVARYARGRDYHKVLSKLCQELIARIEDELNRDAVLTNPPRFKFWVDYGPFMEKAYAEKAGLGYVGKHGLLINKQYGSWFFLAEIVTDLDLKPDQTWIGEHGRCGTCRRCIDACPTGAIVSDRVVDANRCLSYWTIETSDDIPFDIARTMNENVFGCDICQEVCPHNQHRAKPANHKEFKVEAGVGEFLDLERVSNMESDEEFLALTAGTPLTRPKLKGLVRNARIVVQNRTEE, via the coding sequence ATGAAAATCGACAGCTCCCTGATCAAGCAATTGGCCGCCGCGTGTGGCTTCGATCTATGTGGCATTACACGGCCGGACCCGATTCCCGAGGCGATCCAACGCATTCATAGATGGCTCGATGCCGGTTACCATGCCGACATGGACTGGCTTAAGACCAGTCTGAGTCGCCGTCTGGATCCCCGTAGCCTGATGGACAACGTTCGCTCGGTAATAATGCTTGGTCTCAACTATTATCAGCCAAACTCGGAAGTAATTCCACCGGGTAAGGGGCGTGTCGCACGCTATGCCCGAGGGCGGGACTATCATAAAGTCCTGTCAAAACTCTGCCAGGAATTGATCGCACGGATCGAAGATGAATTGAACCGTGACGCTGTTTTAACGAATCCGCCTCGGTTCAAATTCTGGGTCGATTATGGCCCGTTTATGGAAAAAGCTTACGCCGAGAAGGCCGGATTAGGTTATGTCGGTAAACATGGTCTCCTGATTAATAAGCAGTACGGTAGTTGGTTCTTTCTGGCTGAAATCGTGACGGATCTGGATTTGAAGCCGGATCAAACCTGGATTGGGGAGCACGGTCGTTGTGGGACTTGTCGGCGCTGCATCGATGCCTGCCCCACGGGGGCAATCGTGTCCGACCGTGTCGTGGACGCCAACCGTTGTCTGTCATATTGGACCATCGAAACCAGCGACGATATTCCCTTCGACATCGCCCGCACGATGAATGAAAACGTATTCGGCTGCGATATATGTCAGGAAGTTTGCCCGCACAATCAGCATCGTGCCAAACCTGCCAACCACAAGGAATTCAAGGTAGAAGCCGGTGTCGGTGAGTTTCTTGATCTTGAGCGGGTATCGAATATGGAGAGCGATGAGGAATTCCTCGCTTTAACGGCCGGAACACCGCTCACACGTCCCAAGCTTAAGGGACTTGTTCGCAATGCCCGGATTGTAGTCCAAAACAGAACCGAGGAATGA
- the rpe gene encoding ribulose-phosphate 3-epimerase has protein sequence MAKIAPSVLGADFGRLNNEILDAAAAGADMLHLDIMDGHFVPNISFGPAVVKTINKTTDLFLDTHLMLSEPEKYFEAFVKAGSDSITFHIEVHPDPRPFAKQLHDLGVQAGISLNPDKKADLVLPYLDQFELLLVMSVFPGFGGQSFIESTLDTVAAARARIDADGLPTKIMVDGGVDAGNAAKVVAAGADILVMGTAFFSATDRSALVDLVHNIK, from the coding sequence ATGGCAAAAATCGCTCCCTCTGTATTAGGTGCGGATTTCGGTCGATTGAACAACGAAATCCTTGACGCCGCCGCTGCCGGTGCGGATATGCTTCATCTCGATATCATGGACGGCCATTTCGTGCCGAACATCTCTTTTGGTCCGGCAGTCGTGAAAACCATTAATAAGACCACCGATCTGTTTCTTGACACGCATCTGATGCTTTCCGAGCCTGAGAAGTACTTTGAGGCGTTCGTTAAAGCCGGGTCCGATTCGATCACTTTCCATATTGAAGTCCATCCCGATCCTCGTCCGTTCGCTAAACAGCTCCATGACCTGGGTGTCCAGGCCGGTATTTCACTTAATCCGGATAAAAAAGCCGACCTGGTTTTACCGTATCTGGATCAATTCGAGCTATTGCTGGTAATGTCGGTATTCCCGGGTTTTGGCGGTCAAAGCTTCATTGAGTCAACTCTTGACACTGTAGCGGCCGCTCGGGCCAGAATCGACGCTGATGGTCTTCCAACTAAAATCATGGTAGATGGCGGCGTAGATGCAGGAAATGCCGCCAAAGTAGTAGCTGCCGGAGCCGATATTCTAGTCATGGGAACGGCTTTTTTCAGTGCTACAGACCGTTCGGCGCTAGTTGATCTTGTTCATAACATTAAGTGA
- a CDS encoding glucokinase: MGIVAGYITAKTVELAIVKEQRGQVQLQDRVTFINKDFSDFQSIMAVYISRVGVNIRAMCLGVAGPVIDNEVRTTNIPWHLKGKGLAREFSLERCRLINDLVATARGLFLLDENKFFTINEGVSTRQGNIGLIAAGSGLGQALIMYSGDKYIPFASEGGHSGFTPGNQLEMELWEYIYSQQGYVEAEDVISTSGLERIYRFLIERERAVTPDWFKKASDKVSSVIEHGLAGNDPVAVQTVDMFVDCLATEVANLALKGLTLGGIYLVGLIEPQIITLIDKARFVDRMIRMGKMDQVLAGIPIKVSLDGRTALTGAAAMALTM, encoded by the coding sequence ATGGGTATTGTCGCGGGATATATAACAGCTAAGACAGTCGAGTTGGCCATTGTTAAAGAACAGCGAGGTCAAGTTCAACTTCAGGACCGAGTCACCTTTATCAATAAGGATTTCTCCGATTTCCAGTCGATTATGGCTGTTTATATCTCACGAGTTGGGGTGAATATAAGAGCTATGTGTTTGGGGGTGGCCGGACCGGTTATTGATAACGAAGTTCGCACAACCAATATCCCCTGGCATCTGAAAGGCAAAGGGCTTGCCCGGGAGTTTTCTTTGGAACGTTGTCGCTTGATCAACGATCTGGTGGCTACGGCTCGTGGTCTGTTTCTGCTTGATGAAAACAAATTTTTTACGATTAACGAGGGGGTCAGCACTCGTCAGGGAAACATTGGTCTGATTGCCGCCGGGAGCGGTCTGGGGCAGGCCCTGATCATGTATAGCGGCGATAAATATATCCCATTCGCTTCTGAGGGAGGGCATTCTGGTTTCACTCCCGGGAATCAACTTGAAATGGAATTATGGGAGTATATCTATTCGCAGCAGGGTTATGTCGAGGCCGAAGATGTTATCAGCACCAGCGGACTGGAGCGAATTTACCGCTTTCTGATAGAGCGAGAGCGGGCGGTAACGCCTGATTGGTTTAAGAAAGCTTCGGATAAAGTCTCCTCGGTGATCGAGCATGGTCTTGCCGGGAACGATCCGGTGGCAGTCCAGACTGTGGACATGTTCGTTGACTGTCTGGCTACTGAAGTGGCCAATTTGGCCCTGAAAGGCTTAACCCTCGGCGGTATTTATCTGGTTGGACTGATTGAACCACAGATTATTACGCTTATTGACAAAGCGCGTTTTGTCGATCGTATGATCCGTATGGGGAAGATGGATCAGGTGCTGGCCGGGATCCCAATTAAAGTTTCTCTCGATGGTCGCACAGCTCTTACCGGAGCCGCAGCGATGGCACTGACGATGTAG
- a CDS encoding thiamine diphosphokinase — translation MKSFVFYLPGRYPSNFLDFYQQLSKRAFRVAVDGGLRFFIKSDLPPDLLIGDMDSVGKPPRKLLDKTEIISYPINKSKTDLELALDLCLQRGAKRIDIAMPVIGEVDHFLGVVELLRFGSPSRRLNYLERLRLINHRFEIFAIQDDSLVFRRCRGDRLSVIPVGANIRLTLTGTDYDVCDLRVRRGESHSLRNRLATGRAAVTVKGKALVYHAFGGVEL, via the coding sequence ATGAAATCCTTTGTTTTCTATCTGCCGGGAAGATACCCTTCGAATTTTCTCGATTTTTATCAACAGCTTTCAAAGAGGGCTTTCCGTGTTGCGGTGGATGGAGGTCTCCGTTTTTTCATTAAGAGCGATTTGCCTCCCGACCTGCTTATCGGAGACATGGACTCGGTTGGCAAGCCTCCCCGCAAACTGCTCGATAAAACGGAGATCATCTCTTATCCCATAAACAAAAGCAAGACAGATCTGGAACTGGCTCTTGACCTCTGTCTTCAGCGGGGGGCAAAGAGGATTGATATAGCCATGCCTGTAATCGGTGAAGTCGACCATTTTCTGGGTGTTGTTGAGCTCCTGCGATTTGGGTCACCCTCAAGGAGGCTCAATTACCTGGAGCGACTGCGGTTGATCAACCACCGGTTCGAGATATTCGCCATACAGGATGATTCCCTTGTTTTCAGGCGTTGTCGGGGTGACCGTTTGTCGGTAATACCGGTCGGGGCAAATATCCGACTTACATTGACCGGGACGGATTATGACGTCTGCGATCTGAGAGTCCGAAGAGGGGAGAGTCATAGTTTGAGAAACCGTCTGGCGACAGGGCGAGCTGCCGTTACGGTGAAGGGGAAGGCTCTGGTATATCACGCTTTCGGTGGTGTCGAACTATGA
- a CDS encoding tetratricopeptide repeat protein yields MNLLIRNLIITTVIAILVVWLVGCRSDISEKLPITTTSDEALENYLKGRDYGERLRISEAQHYLNLALEEDPDFARAHLEITQVMQNSRRALEHIREAAALRDKVSPGERLLIDFFVAGSNNDVAGQYSALDKLVEMYPKDERVQELLGNYYYSQQEYRKAIDQFEKVHELAPSFSQAYNMEGYAERALGNFNKAEKALQRYIELIPDDPNPYDSYADLLMKMGQFDSSIVYYSRALEVDSSFSASYTGVASNLMLLGRYDDARAEASVLFDRSDMSAYKREALRMIAVTYIDQQNYTDAIKTLHQRYEITEETQDYPAQINDLFTIGTVLLESGQVTEAAKTFQEASRLSRRSDLSKPLQEGVERRYLFNMARVALARKDLATAQARFASYSEQIMARKVPAEIRTVHLLAGIIALYERDYDKAVKELSQTDRQSPYALFQMGLALQGRGELDNARKLFKEVSEYNQPGSLEYALVRERAMNLAVSLLVQ; encoded by the coding sequence ATGAATCTGCTCATTCGCAATCTGATAATTACGACGGTAATTGCAATCCTGGTAGTTTGGCTGGTGGGATGCCGCTCTGACATCAGTGAAAAACTGCCGATAACCACAACTTCTGACGAAGCTCTGGAGAATTATCTTAAAGGGCGTGATTATGGCGAACGGTTACGGATTTCGGAAGCACAGCATTATCTCAATCTTGCCCTGGAGGAAGACCCCGATTTCGCTCGCGCCCACCTGGAGATTACTCAGGTCATGCAGAACTCGCGCCGTGCGCTGGAGCATATCCGCGAGGCTGCGGCCCTCCGAGATAAAGTCAGCCCCGGCGAACGGCTGCTGATCGATTTCTTCGTTGCCGGATCGAACAACGATGTCGCCGGGCAATACAGCGCCCTTGACAAGCTGGTCGAGATGTATCCTAAGGATGAACGTGTCCAGGAATTACTCGGCAATTATTATTATTCCCAGCAGGAATACCGTAAAGCTATTGATCAATTCGAAAAAGTACATGAATTAGCGCCGTCCTTCTCTCAAGCCTACAATATGGAGGGTTACGCCGAACGAGCTTTGGGCAATTTTAACAAAGCGGAAAAAGCCTTGCAACGTTATATCGAATTGATCCCCGACGACCCCAATCCCTATGATTCCTATGCCGATCTGTTGATGAAAATGGGGCAATTCGATAGCTCAATCGTCTATTATAGCCGAGCGCTTGAAGTCGATTCGAGCTTTTCCGCCTCGTACACCGGTGTCGCCAGCAACCTGATGCTGCTGGGCAGATATGATGATGCCCGGGCGGAGGCGAGCGTTTTATTTGATCGATCCGATATGAGTGCTTATAAACGTGAGGCTCTACGTATGATTGCGGTCACATACATTGATCAGCAAAATTATACGGACGCCATAAAAACTCTGCATCAACGGTATGAGATAACCGAAGAAACCCAGGATTACCCGGCTCAGATAAACGACTTGTTCACTATCGGAACGGTACTGCTCGAATCGGGCCAGGTTACCGAGGCGGCCAAAACTTTCCAGGAGGCTTCGAGACTGTCCCGCCGATCGGATCTGTCCAAGCCCTTGCAGGAAGGTGTCGAGCGGCGCTATCTGTTCAACATGGCTAGAGTCGCTTTGGCCCGCAAAGACCTCGCTACGGCCCAGGCGCGGTTCGCTTCTTATTCCGAACAGATTATGGCACGCAAAGTGCCGGCTGAAATTCGCACGGTGCACCTTCTGGCCGGGATAATCGCTTTGTATGAACGTGATTACGATAAGGCGGTCAAGGAACTCAGTCAGACCGATCGACAGAGTCCCTATGCCTTATTTCAAATGGGGCTGGCATTGCAGGGGAGAGGCGAGTTGGATAATGCCCGCAAGCTGTTCAAGGAAGTCTCCGAATACAACCAGCCGGGCAGTCTGGAATACGCTCTGGTGCGTGAGAGAGCTATGAATCTGGCCGTTTCTCTTCTGGTACAATAA
- a CDS encoding MarR family transcriptional regulator, whose amino-acid sequence MTAWLLRRYTQQLLDEAGLALSFDHAVVILKTGDAGELPQHEIVACLARDKTSTTRWLDDLEKRGLVKRKTAREDRRHKLVSLTARGEKLRGPIQDALDEAHRCALKGIGARDKTCVEKVLKSVRENLSQVLSSTGCVEG is encoded by the coding sequence ATGACAGCTTGGCTGCTTCGGCGTTATACCCAGCAATTACTCGATGAAGCCGGCCTTGCCTTATCATTCGATCACGCTGTAGTCATTCTGAAGACGGGGGATGCCGGGGAATTACCTCAGCATGAGATTGTCGCCTGTCTTGCTCGGGATAAGACCAGTACGACTCGCTGGCTTGATGATCTGGAGAAACGCGGCCTGGTCAAGCGGAAAACCGCACGGGAGGATCGACGCCACAAGCTCGTTTCGTTGACCGCTCGCGGAGAGAAACTTCGTGGACCGATTCAGGATGCCCTCGATGAAGCGCACCGGTGTGCCTTGAAGGGGATCGGAGCTCGTGACAAAACGTGTGTGGAAAAAGTTCTTAAGAGCGTTCGGGAGAACCTGTCTCAGGTGCTTTCGTCGACTGGATGCGTTGAGGGATAG
- a CDS encoding efflux RND transporter periplasmic adaptor subunit — MTRAAKIVFPVVILVAGIGLMFLFLSFRGTESKRTPPPRTRTVEVEEVVLEDIVSQIEVYGRIVSAQPIDLVSEVAGVLVDGDHNFRPGALFRRGEMMIKVDDRQATYSLNATESQLLNALASVLPEIKIDFPDQYKVWQGYFEACNFDEPLPSMPEAANAKMKLYLSRYNVYQLYFQALEQEVTLEKHHFVAPFDASVVSASLRAGSAARAGSVIGSIVNLEAMEVEFPVSINDVPWLKIGAVVTLHSRELDKDFNGRVVRIGQSIDKNTQTIKAYVRLENAGDAIIDGTFVEGQIPGQELASAIAVPRSAIYDDHYVYLIRDGALQLQSIEIARKETEIALVNGGLKNGDSLVIQMLQGVAPGDPARPRQNIGQEGI, encoded by the coding sequence ATGACACGTGCCGCAAAAATAGTATTCCCGGTAGTTATCCTGGTGGCAGGAATCGGTTTGATGTTTCTCTTCCTCAGTTTTCGCGGAACTGAGTCCAAGCGGACTCCGCCCCCGAGAACCCGTACCGTTGAGGTGGAGGAAGTGGTGCTGGAAGATATCGTTTCGCAGATCGAAGTATATGGTCGAATCGTCAGCGCCCAGCCGATCGATCTGGTAAGTGAGGTCGCCGGTGTGCTGGTTGACGGCGATCACAACTTCCGGCCGGGTGCGTTGTTTCGGCGCGGTGAAATGATGATCAAGGTTGATGATCGACAGGCGACCTATAGTCTGAATGCTACCGAGAGTCAACTCCTGAATGCTCTGGCCTCGGTTTTACCGGAAATAAAGATCGACTTCCCCGATCAATACAAAGTTTGGCAGGGCTATTTCGAAGCCTGTAATTTTGATGAGCCGTTACCCTCGATGCCGGAAGCGGCCAATGCTAAAATGAAGCTGTATCTTTCGCGCTACAATGTTTACCAGCTATATTTTCAGGCTCTGGAGCAGGAGGTCACTCTGGAGAAACACCATTTTGTGGCGCCTTTCGATGCCAGTGTGGTTTCGGCGAGTCTCCGAGCCGGATCGGCCGCTCGTGCGGGTAGTGTGATCGGTTCAATCGTTAATCTGGAGGCGATGGAGGTAGAGTTTCCCGTAAGTATCAACGATGTCCCCTGGCTCAAAATCGGGGCTGTCGTGACGCTGCATTCACGGGAATTGGACAAGGATTTCAATGGCCGGGTGGTTCGAATAGGGCAGAGTATCGATAAGAACACCCAGACGATTAAAGCTTATGTACGTTTGGAAAATGCCGGGGATGCGATAATCGACGGAACTTTCGTTGAAGGGCAGATCCCGGGTCAAGAGCTTGCTTCAGCCATTGCCGTACCTCGTTCGGCGATTTATGACGACCACTATGTTTATTTGATTCGTGACGGCGCTCTGCAATTGCAGTCGATCGAGATCGCTCGTAAGGAGACTGAGATAGCATTGGTCAACGGCGGTTTGAAGAACGGTGATAGTCTCGTCATACAGATGCTGCAGGGAGTAGCTCCGGGTGATCCTGCCCGGCCGAGACAGAATATCGGGCAGGAGGGCATTTGA
- a CDS encoding efflux RND transporter permease subunit: protein MGKLIRYFVRYPVWVTVLMFSLLVFGLIGLANMRYSFFPETRPDRITIQLPYPGASPEEVAEGVVLKVEENLEGLDGVERVTSVSSENVGVVTVEVVQDYNMDKVLADIKNAVDGINTFPDDAEEPVIQEEKFRSRSLSVLIYGETDLYQLKYIVEDFRDDLLAIDGLSQVEIEGLPDLEFAIQVSEADLERYGLRFDEIATAVQEANINISGGKFDTRNEEILIRAWGRGYYVSDLLAIPIRGNSDGSVVRLADVAEVVERWEDNPVRRFYNGQNALILNIDQTSSEDILFIADTTYTMVNAFNDANPSVHAIVWDDRTVLLRQRLDMLVRNGLIGLLLVVGSLGFFLNLRLSFWVAMGIPLSFAGMFLVVSAWGITINAISLFGMILVVGILVDDAIVVGENIFAKWEQGVPAVKAAIDGTMEVIAPVGSSVISTVIAFLPFFFLDGMLGKFIWQMALVVIASLLFSLLEAFFILPSHLAHSKALDRSRETSAIRVRIERIISAMTHKVYAPMLRWSLRNPTVTLMIPAAMVLITIGLMGGRIIGFTFFPYVDGDTVPVNLSLVAGSQEAETNAVLSRIEKATWEVARKLKEDRPDSLDVITGIKRNIGANSLGESGSHTGQLTIQLLDGERRDMDSYVISNMISDQVGPVPEAEQITFGRTSFFGKPVSISLLGKDAGQLEIARQLMRKEISDFSALKDVTDTDQRGRRELSISLKPRAHALGLTVHDIVGQVRQAFYGQEIQRIQRGRDEIKVWVRYRDEDRSALGFLDQMRIRTPGGEEYPFNELASYQIARGITQISHLDRKREVRVEANLTDATASLPPILEEIEIDVLPRVMSQVNGVTASFEGQSRDQDKMSGSIARVFPIAFFGMLILVILVFRSYAQAMLIFSLIPIGVLGAIWGHGIQGLDVNMLSVIGIIALSGIVINDSIVLVSQVNRYLRQGMKVEDAVFKGGIDRLRPILLTTLTTALGLAPLILETSRQAKFLIPMAISVAYGLVFGTMVLLLILPAAFVTLNKLRVKWHVSVLGETNVVPENLEPAVKELHEELAE from the coding sequence ATGGGTAAACTCATCCGTTACTTTGTCCGCTACCCGGTATGGGTAACGGTTCTCATGTTCTCACTTCTGGTCTTTGGTCTGATCGGTCTGGCCAACATGCGTTATTCGTTTTTCCCTGAGACGCGCCCCGATCGAATTACGATCCAATTGCCTTATCCCGGGGCTTCACCGGAAGAGGTGGCCGAGGGAGTAGTTCTCAAAGTTGAAGAAAACCTCGAAGGACTTGACGGAGTCGAGCGGGTAACATCGGTCTCCAGCGAGAATGTCGGCGTTGTCACGGTGGAAGTAGTCCAGGACTACAACATGGATAAAGTGCTGGCCGATATTAAAAATGCCGTGGACGGTATCAATACTTTCCCCGACGATGCTGAAGAGCCGGTGATTCAGGAAGAGAAGTTCCGGTCACGTTCTTTGTCGGTGTTGATTTATGGGGAGACCGATCTCTATCAGCTCAAGTATATCGTTGAAGATTTCCGTGATGACTTATTGGCCATTGACGGGCTATCACAGGTTGAAATCGAAGGTCTTCCCGATCTGGAATTTGCGATTCAGGTTTCAGAAGCCGATCTGGAACGGTATGGTCTACGATTTGATGAAATCGCAACAGCTGTGCAGGAAGCCAATATCAATATCTCCGGCGGTAAGTTCGATACTCGGAACGAAGAAATTCTCATCCGCGCCTGGGGCCGCGGGTATTATGTGTCTGACTTGTTGGCGATACCGATCCGTGGTAATTCCGACGGTTCAGTTGTACGGCTCGCGGATGTTGCCGAGGTGGTTGAACGCTGGGAAGACAATCCGGTACGGCGGTTTTATAATGGTCAGAATGCGCTTATTCTGAACATTGACCAGACCTCCAGTGAGGATATTCTCTTCATTGCAGACACCACCTATACTATGGTAAATGCTTTCAATGACGCCAATCCCTCGGTGCATGCCATTGTCTGGGACGATCGTACCGTGCTGCTTCGGCAACGTCTTGATATGCTGGTGCGCAACGGCTTGATTGGTTTGCTGTTGGTGGTCGGATCGTTGGGTTTCTTCCTTAATCTGCGATTATCGTTCTGGGTGGCAATGGGTATTCCTCTTTCGTTCGCGGGCATGTTTCTGGTTGTTTCTGCCTGGGGAATCACGATTAATGCCATCTCCCTCTTCGGCATGATTCTGGTGGTCGGTATCCTGGTAGATGATGCCATCGTGGTCGGAGAAAATATCTTTGCCAAATGGGAACAGGGGGTGCCGGCGGTAAAAGCTGCAATTGACGGAACGATGGAGGTCATTGCACCGGTTGGAAGTTCGGTTATTTCTACCGTCATCGCTTTTCTGCCTTTCTTCTTTTTAGACGGCATGCTTGGCAAGTTCATCTGGCAAATGGCACTGGTGGTTATTGCATCTTTGTTGTTCTCGTTGCTCGAGGCGTTTTTCATTTTGCCGTCACATTTGGCTCACTCCAAAGCTCTTGATCGTAGTCGTGAAACCTCGGCGATCAGGGTGCGAATCGAGCGTATTATCAGTGCCATGACACACAAGGTTTATGCGCCCATGTTGCGCTGGTCACTACGTAATCCGACGGTGACGCTTATGATTCCCGCAGCCATGGTGTTGATAACGATCGGCTTGATGGGCGGGCGTATAATTGGTTTTACGTTTTTCCCGTATGTCGACGGCGACACCGTGCCGGTTAATTTATCTCTGGTAGCCGGCAGCCAGGAAGCGGAGACTAACGCCGTTCTCAGTAGAATAGAAAAAGCTACCTGGGAAGTGGCTCGGAAATTGAAAGAAGATCGTCCCGACAGCCTTGATGTAATCACCGGTATCAAGCGCAATATCGGCGCCAACTCATTGGGAGAGAGCGGCAGTCATACCGGTCAGCTTACTATTCAGCTACTGGATGGTGAACGACGCGATATGGACAGTTACGTGATCTCCAATATGATAAGCGATCAGGTCGGACCGGTTCCCGAAGCGGAGCAGATTACGTTCGGTCGTACGAGTTTCTTCGGCAAACCGGTTTCGATAAGTCTGCTCGGTAAAGATGCGGGCCAGTTGGAAATCGCCCGGCAGCTCATGAGAAAAGAGATCAGCGATTTCAGCGCACTTAAGGATGTAACCGACACTGACCAGAGGGGACGGCGTGAGTTGTCTATTTCCCTTAAGCCGCGTGCTCACGCGCTCGGTTTAACGGTGCATGACATAGTCGGACAAGTGCGGCAGGCCTTCTATGGCCAGGAGATTCAACGAATCCAGCGCGGGCGTGATGAGATCAAAGTCTGGGTGCGATATCGCGACGAAGATCGTAGCGCCCTTGGCTTTCTCGATCAGATGCGCATCCGGACACCCGGCGGTGAAGAATACCCTTTCAATGAACTGGCGTCTTATCAGATTGCCCGGGGTATTACGCAGATATCCCATCTCGATCGTAAACGGGAGGTACGCGTGGAGGCTAACCTGACCGATGCCACCGCCAGTCTGCCGCCGATTCTCGAAGAGATCGAGATCGATGTTCTCCCGCGTGTGATGAGTCAGGTTAATGGTGTAACCGCTTCGTTCGAAGGTCAGTCCCGTGATCAGGATAAAATGTCCGGATCGATCGCTAGAGTGTTCCCGATAGCTTTTTTCGGGATGCTGATTCTCGTAATTCTGGTGTTCAGGTCTTATGCCCAGGCAATGCTGATTTTCTCGTTGATTCCGATCGGTGTCCTTGGAGCAATTTGGGGGCACGGAATCCAGGGATTGGATGTGAACATGCTGTCGGTTATCGGTATCATCGCTTTGTCCGGAATCGTTATCAATGACAGTATCGTTTTAGTATCACAGGTCAATCGTTATCTAAGACAGGGGATGAAGGTTGAGGACGCGGTTTTCAAGGGTGGGATCGACCGTTTGCGTCCCATTCTGCTCACTACTCTGACTACGGCCCTGGGATTGGCGCCGTTGATTTTGGAAACGAGTCGCCAGGCGAAATTCCTGATACCAATGGCAATATCCGTAGCCTACGGCTTAGTGTTTGGCACCATGGTGCTGTTGTTGATTCTTCCGGCAGCTTTCGTGACACTAAACAAGCTGCGGGTGAAATGGCATGTATCGGTTTTAGGTGAGACGAATGTGGTGCCGGAGAATCTGGAACCGGCGGTCAAGGAATTGCACGAGGAGTTGGCTGAATGA